One window of the Branchiostoma lanceolatum isolate klBraLanc5 chromosome 3, klBraLanc5.hap2, whole genome shotgun sequence genome contains the following:
- the LOC136429133 gene encoding uncharacterized protein, translating into MRTMRWALLVLLATIACTAAGDVLSDIDKNAIDVEDQLLDREDALEGELTETDEDELVDEGQRGLFDHDHEERQFSGGGTSGGGGGAKYISLGCWKDSSNRAIPTLEKTDARLDGSYRARANAIEKCYQVR; encoded by the exons ATGCGCACCATGCGGTGGGCCCTGCTGGTTCTCCTAGCGACTATCGCCTGCACTGCAGCGGGGGACGTTCTTAGTGACATCGACAAAAATGCCATCGATGTTGAG GATCAGCTGTTGGATAGAGAAGATGCCCTGGAAGGGGAGTTAACCGAGACG GATGAGGACGAGTTGGTGGATGAGGGCCAGAGAGGCTTATTTGACCATGATCACGAAGAAAGGCAGTTCTCAGGCGGAGGTACTTccggaggaggaggag GTGCAAAGTACATCAGCCTGGGCTGCTGGAAAGACAGCAGCAATCGGGCCATCCCCACACTGGAGAAAACGGACGCCCGACTGGACGGGTCGTACCGCGCTCGTGCTAACGCCATCGAGAAGTGCTACCAGGTGCGCTAA